The stretch of DNA CTTTGGGAAAGTTGGGCATATGTTATCTAATCGTGGTTTCTCCTTGGGATAAACTGATTTCTTATGCTGCTTTAGTTTTTGCAATTTCATTGTTTATTAGACTGATTTATGGAATATATTGTCATAAGCATTTTGCAGAGAGTCGATATAAACTGTATTTTGGAAAAGAATTATTAAAAGATATTGGATCGTTTGCTGGATGGAGCTTCTTTACAAATACGGCATATATATTTAACACGCAGGGTATTAATATGCTTATCAATATTTTCTTTGGTGTGACTTTTAATGCTGCTCGTGGTATTGCTGTTCAGGTTGATGGAGCGATAATGCAGTTTGTCAATAATTTTGTTATGGCGATAAATCCGCAAATTACAAAAAATTATGCCGCAAACAACATAGATGAAATGAATAAATTGGTATGCAGAGGTGCTCGCTTTTCTTATTTGCTGATGATGTTGTTTGCTCTACCTTTTTTCTTTGAGACTGATGTTATTCTTAAATTATGGCTAAAAACAGTGCCCGAACAAACGAGTCTTTTTGTTAAGTTAGGACTTGTTGGCTCCATGGTAATGGGCTTGGGAAATACAGGCTGTACGGCATGCTTGGCTACTGGAAATATTCGTCGATACACATTGTGGATTACAACTGTTGGTTGCTTGGTTTTCCCGATTTCGTATGTGGTATATAAATTGGGTGCGCCGGTAAGTGCTTCGTATATTGTGTTTATTGCGGTGTATTTTGTTTTGAATTTGATAAGACTGTGGATTATGCACGATTTAATTAAATTCCCTGTTATGACATTTGTCAAGGATGTATTTGGTAGAATTGTTCCAATGACACTATTGGCAGTAATCTTGCCGATTATTGTGATGATGCGTATGAACGAGGGGCTTGTTAGATTTTTCGTGTCTTGTATTGTTTGTATCGTGTCAACATTTTTTTGGGGATTCTTGATAGGAATGTCAAAACAAGAACGAAAAATGATTATCAATATGGTATGTAAAAAAATTAAAGGATAAAATTATGGGAGTAAAAACTTACATAAAAAGAGTGCTGAAATATATCGTTTTTGGGGTGCCGGTAAAAAAAGTATATCCGCAAGTTTCAGTTATTGCACCTAATGATTATCTTAAAGGACGCGTTGCCTTGATTACTGGAGGTACGAGTGGCATAGGATTAGAAATCGCTAAAGCCTACATTAATGCTGGAGCGAAGGTTATAATAACGGGGAGAACAAAAGAACGAATTGATCGGGCTTGTTTTGAAATTGAAAAACAAGTTCGTAATAAAGGTTGTATTTATGGAATTGAAATGAACAATACGGATGTGTCTCAGTTTTCGAAAAAATTTGAAGATGCTTTAAAACTTGTTTTTCCACAAAAAATAGACATTCTTGTCAATAATGCTGGTGTACTTGGTGGTCATATTTCTAATGCGACTGAAGATGCTTACGATTCTGTTTTAGACACCAACTTAAAAGGACCGTTTTTTTTGTCACAACACATTGGTCACTATTTTAAAGAAAACAGCATTCGTGGCAATATTTTGAATATCGCTTCTTCGTCAAGTTTACGTCCTGCGGCGTCTGCATATACTTTGTCTAAATGGGGTATTCGAGGGTTGACTATTGGATTGGCGAAAGTTTTGGCTCCATATGATATTGTCGTTAATGGCTTGGCTCCTGGACAAACGGCGACGCCTATGTTGCGCTCAAACAAATCGGATGAAAATTTAGTTTCATCGAATACGCCTATAGGTCGTTTTATTTTACCAGAAGAAATCGCTAATATGGCTGTTATTTTAGTAAGCAGTATGGGACGATCAATTATGGGTGATGTTGTATATATGACTGGTGGTGCGGGTGTTTTTTCAAATGAAGATATGGATTATTCATTTAGGTAATTGATTATGGAAAATATGTATTATACCGTAGAAAGAAGTGTTCAAATTTTAATCTCTCTGCTCAAGGCGCACGGAATTCGCTATGTTATAGCCTCTCCAGGAACAGCAAACATGACGTTTGTTGTGAGTATACAAAATGATAGATATTTTAAGGTTTTTTCTTCAATTGATGAGCGCTCGGCTGCGTATATGGCTTGCGGCTTGTCTGCTGAATTGAATGAACCTGTTGTAATCACGTGTACTGAAGCGACTGCTTCTAGAAACTATTTGCCAGGATTGACAGAAGCGTTTTATCGAAAACTACCGGTTTTAGCAGTGACTTGTAACCATGGAGAAGAATTTATCGGACAGATGGTTCCCCAGGTTATCGATCGTCGGTCGCTACCCAATGATGTTGCAAATTTATCTGTGAACATTCCGTTTGTTAAAGACAAAAATGACGAATGGAGCAATACGATTAAGATTAATCAGGCTATATTGGAATTGACTAGACGGGGTGGTGGTCCTGTTCATATAAATTTGGCGACCCATAATTCGGCTGATTTTAAAGCAGAATCCGCCAAGCCTGTTCAGATAATAAAACGTTATTTTGCAAATCAAAAACTTCCACAAATTCCAGATGGACGTGTTGGAATCTTTGTTGGGGCTCATAAGCGTTTTTCTGAAACGGTGGTTTCTTATATAAATCGTTTTTGCGAGCAATACAATGCAGTTGTTTTTTGTGATCAAACGAGTAACTATTTTGGACCATATCGAATTAATTACTCAATTGTTGCATGTCAAGAAAAATATAGATCAAGTTTAAGAACCTTGGATTTGGTTGTTCATATAGGTCAAGTTTCTGGTGAATATTGGCATGTATCTTCTTCCCAAACATGGAGAGTGGATGAAGATGGTGAAGTAAAGGATGCTTTTAAGGGCTCGTTGAATGCTGTTTTCGAAATGTCTGAAGAGACATTTTTTCAATCCTATATACAAGAGCGGAAAGAGAAAAAAAATGATTTGTACACTCAATATTGTAAAGAATGTTATTTAGCATATAATAAAATCCCTGAACTGCCGTTTTCTAATGCTTGGGTTGCAAAAAGGATCCACAAGGAAATACCTGCGGGATCTGTGCTGCATTTCGGAATACTTAATTCTTTAAGGGCCTGGAATTTTTTTGATGTTCCACAAGCGTACATGACTAGTTGCAATGTGGGTGGTTTCGGTATTGATGGGGGACTGTCCACATTGGTTGGAGCGTCTATTGCTAATCCTGAAAAAATACATTTTGTATTCCTAGGGGATCTTGCGTTCTTTTATGATATGAATGCCTTGGGTAATCGTCATATATCAAATAATGTAAGAATTATGGTTGTCAACAACGGCAAGGGAACGGAATTTAGAATGTATTGGCATCCTGCATATCAATTGGGGGATGACGCAGACAAATTTGTTGCAGCTGGAGGACATTATGGGAATAAATCACCTAAATTGATAAAGTCTTATGTTGAAGCCTTGGGATATGAATATTTAAGTGCAAATAATAAAGCAGAATTTGAAAAGAATTATAAGACTTTTATTTCTGGAAATCGGCATGATAAGCCGATGGTGTTTGAGGTATATACAGATAATGAAGATGAAACTCGTTCGATAACGATTATGCGTTCTTTGTTGGTTGACGCCTCCTATTGTACAAAACAAAAAATTAAGGGCGTGGCAAAGTCGATGGTGAAATTGATAAAGAAGTAAAGCGAAAAGGATCGTCCTATAAATGTTGGTTGATGTAGAAATAGTTTTTATAATAATTGTTCTTTTGCTTATGTTCCGCAAAAAGGATGGGCTTGCGGAGTCATCTTTGCCGATAGCAAAGGATGTAAATTCCTTTATATCAAAAGAAACTTCTGCTTTTTTTAAAGCTTTTTGTTGTGTTATTATTGTTTTGCATCATTTTTCATTACGATATGAAAACGGAGGCCTTATTTCGAGTCTTGTGGCTGTGGGGGGGGGCTCCTTTTCACTGCCTATCTTCTTTCTGCTTTCTTCGTATGGTGTTGTGAAATCAGAATATCGCTGTAGAACCAACGCAATTTTGTTTGTAAAAAAAAGATTGCTTAAAATCATGATCCCATTTTGGATTATTTGTTCTGTGACTGTGTTGACTTACAGTATGATTTCACTTGAAGGTGTAACTCAAAGTGAGCTTGCAGCTTATCGAGTGAATTCGTATTTCGGATTTATGGCAGGAATACCGTTAATACAAAAGTTGGGTATGTGTCTTGGGCTAATTGAGATTGATGGTGCAATGTGGTTTATTTGGGTTACTGTTGTATCGTACATAGCTATTTTGATTTCCAAAAGTATATTTCGTTTAGATAAATTTCCAATAGGTTTCTTTGCTTTATATGTTGCATTGATTGTTTTTTCTGGTGTATGTTTTTTTATTTTTGAGTTGCCAGCCCATTATTGGCGAAATCTTTGGGCTCTTATTTTAGGGGGGGGGCTGGCTGTACTTGATATTAAATCAGTCAGAATGACAAAAATGTTTTTGTTGGCAGTCTGTTTTATAACAAATGTTTATTTATGTATTTATTCTGTTTATATGCATGATTATGTCTATATGGTATTTGCAAATATGGCATTGATTTCGATTTTTATTGTAAACGAGTTGTTAAAAAAGAAATTAGAATTTCATAGCGTAATTACTGTTTTATCGGGATTGTCTTATTGGATTTATTTGATTCACATCAAGGTTTTGACTTTTGAATGGTATTTTGTGGGGTACAAGGATGTTTTTGTGCCTTTGTTCGTTATTATAACAATGAGTTTTTTGTTTAGTAAATTGTTAAAGTCAAATAGAGGATGCATTAATGAAATTCGAATTCTGTAGAATGTGGCGATTAATTGTCTTTTTTATTCGGGCTTTTTTTACCTTGAAGAAAAAGGTTATATTGTTTAGCATTCCCACGCACCCTAATTTGGGTGATCAAGCGCAGTTGATGTGTACCGAAAAGTGGATTAAAGAAAATTTCAGCAATTATAAAATGTTGTCGCTTGGACATCTTTGCGTACCTTTTGCAAATAGATTCGAGACGTTGTTGTTTAATTATACCTTCTGGGCTTTTTTGGTCTTGAAATTAACGGTTCGAAAGAATGATGTGTTTATTGGACATAGCGGATATTTCTTTGTCGATCATCATGGGGGCTGGTTTTCATACGATTTTTTGATGCAACATTGGAATAATCAATTTATTATTCTTCCGCAGACTGTCAATCTCTATACACCTGTTGTAAAGCAACGTGTGGCTAAAACTTTTGGAAATAAAAAAAATCTCACCCTCCTATGCCGTGATGAAATTTCTTACGAAAATGCAAAACAACTCTTTGGAACAACAAAACTTTTATTGTATCCAGATATTGTGACAAGCTTGATAGGCTTGAGAACGTATAGTGCGAATAGAGAAGGTGTTCTTTTCTGTTTCCGTGATGACATTGAAGCTTTTTATTCAGTAAGTGATATTGACAATTTGATGCAACGATTTGGTAATGTGCGTAAAGAAAAAGTTGATACAACTTTGAAAATTTCATCCGGAATGATGCACAAGTTCCGTGATGAATTGATTAATAAGATGATTGAAAAAATATCAACGTATAAAGTTGTGATAACGGATCGCTATCATGGAACTATTTTTTCGGCAATAGCAAATACTCCGGTTATTGTTGTTAGTTCTGCGGATCATAAGTTGAGTAGCGGAGTTAAATGGTTCCCGCAAGAAGTGTTTGGCGAGAACGTACAATATGCAGAATCTTTGGATGATGCTTACGAAAGGGCTGTTAATATGTTGAACGAAAAACGGCATATTTATAATAATCCATCATATTTTAAAGACCGATATTGGGACAGACTTTATTCCTGTTTAGAATATAAAGATTGACTTTAGTAAGGACATTGTATGCGTATTTTGTTTTTTTCAAACATTCCAATAAGGAAAACGTTTAAAGGCTCATACAACGGAGGTGGTTGGATTTCGTCTTTAATTGATACACTTGTCCAATCAACAGAACATGAAATTGCCGTAGGGTATTTCTCTGAAAGTGATGAAAAAATTACCGATTCCCAATTAACTATATACAAAATGAAAGAGGGAAATATTCTTAAAAGGCGTTTGAAAAAATGGTTGTCTTTATTTCCTTTTTCTTCATTGATTGAAAAAAAATCTTGGCTATTTTATGAAAAAAAATTATTGTCTGTAATTGCGGATTATAAACCAGACATAATTCACATATTTGGAACAGAGCATCAATTTGGTCTTATTTCTAATAAAACCAACGTCCCGACAATTATTCATATTCAAGGGGTTTTAAATCCCTATTTCAATGCCTTTTTGCCACCTTTTTTTTCTTGGTATAATAATTTTTTTAGACCAATTCATTTTGTACAAAAATACATAGAACGAAAAACATGGCAAATGAACTGTTTTCGAGAAAAAGAAATTTTTTCTAGAAATCAAAATTATATAGGTCGTACTGATTGGGATAAAAGAGTTGCTTTCATTTTAAATCCAAAGAGCATCTATTTTTATGGGAGCGAAATATTACGGAATGATTTTTATAGAGAGTGGCAAAGAAAAAATCCTAAAGAATTAATTATAATTTCAACGATATCCTCTCCACTTTATAAAGGTTTTGACACTATACTTAAAACGGCTTTTTTATTGAAATCTTTTAAGAAAGATTTTATATGGAAAGTTTTTGGAAATATCAATCCAACATATATAGAAGGAAAAATAGGAATTAAACATTCTGAAGTTGATGTCAAATTAGAAGGAGTGGCAAATACAGAAACATTAATTGAAAGTATAATCGAATCATCCGTTTATGTACATCCAAGCTATATTGATAATAGTCCCAATAGCGTTTGTGAAGCACAAATGTTAGGTGTTCCTGTCATTGCCACAAATGTGGGTGGTTTAGCCTCAATTATAGATGATTGTAATACAGGCTTTTTAGTACCTTCTAACGATCCATATCAGATGGCTTATATGATAGATTTTTTATACAAGAATAAAAAATTGAATGAACAAATAGGATATTCAGCGCGTATTCAAGCTTTAAAAAGACACGATAGAAATAGAATTATAAATGATCTTTTAGATGTTTACAGGATTATTTCAAAAAAATAAATGAGGTTGCAATGAAACTGCATACTATCCCATATAAAGTTGTTCGAAAATGTTGTCGTTTTATATATGCAATTTATTCTATTTGCAGAACTAAATTGTGTTTTTTTTCTCTTGATGTTGAAACAGATGGCTACAAAACAAATGGATATCCTATAGTAAACGTCATTAGAGGTCGTATAAAAATTGGGAAAAATTTTAAAATGAATAATGGCTTATCTTTAAATACAATTGGTTATACAACGCCATGTATTTTAATTGCGAAGGATGCCCAATTGATTATTGGAAGTAATGTTGGTATATCACAAACATCATTGATTGCATCTGATGCGGATATAATAATAGGAGATAATGTATTAATGGGTGCTGGTGTTAAGGTTTATTCGAGCGATTTTCATAGTACAAATTATGAAAATCGTCGTAATAGTATGACGGATTCGGATCATTGCAAGTCTAAACTAGTTTCAATCGGAAATGATGTTTTTATTGGTGCAGGAACGATAATTTTGAAAGGTGTTTCGATTGGCGAAAAGTCAATTGTTGGTGCAGGAAGTGTTGTGACGAAGAGTATTCCGCCTAATGAAATTTGGGCAGGCAATCCAGCAAAGATGATTCGAAAGATTTGTCAAGTTTAAAAAATTAATTTTGGGAGAAAACATGATTAACTTGATTCTTTGTGGTGGTAGCGGTACGCGCCTTTGGCCTGTGAGCCGCTCCTTGATGCCCAAGCAGTTTGCACCGCTTTTTGACGGACAGTCCCTGTTCCGCAAGACGGTGGTGACGAACTCCGCTGTTTGCGAATCGCAGTTCATTGTTTCCAATGCCGACCAGTTCTTCCTTGCGAAGGACCAGCTCGAAATGGAAGGCATGAAGGGTGCCAGG from uncultured Fibrobacter sp. encodes:
- a CDS encoding SDR family NAD(P)-dependent oxidoreductase: MGVKTYIKRVLKYIVFGVPVKKVYPQVSVIAPNDYLKGRVALITGGTSGIGLEIAKAYINAGAKVIITGRTKERIDRACFEIEKQVRNKGCIYGIEMNNTDVSQFSKKFEDALKLVFPQKIDILVNNAGVLGGHISNATEDAYDSVLDTNLKGPFFLSQHIGHYFKENSIRGNILNIASSSSLRPAASAYTLSKWGIRGLTIGLAKVLAPYDIVVNGLAPGQTATPMLRSNKSDENLVSSNTPIGRFILPEEIANMAVILVSSMGRSIMGDVVYMTGGAGVFSNEDMDYSFR
- a CDS encoding thiamine pyrophosphate-binding protein, with the protein product MENMYYTVERSVQILISLLKAHGIRYVIASPGTANMTFVVSIQNDRYFKVFSSIDERSAAYMACGLSAELNEPVVITCTEATASRNYLPGLTEAFYRKLPVLAVTCNHGEEFIGQMVPQVIDRRSLPNDVANLSVNIPFVKDKNDEWSNTIKINQAILELTRRGGGPVHINLATHNSADFKAESAKPVQIIKRYFANQKLPQIPDGRVGIFVGAHKRFSETVVSYINRFCEQYNAVVFCDQTSNYFGPYRINYSIVACQEKYRSSLRTLDLVVHIGQVSGEYWHVSSSQTWRVDEDGEVKDAFKGSLNAVFEMSEETFFQSYIQERKEKKNDLYTQYCKECYLAYNKIPELPFSNAWVAKRIHKEIPAGSVLHFGILNSLRAWNFFDVPQAYMTSCNVGGFGIDGGLSTLVGASIANPEKIHFVFLGDLAFFYDMNALGNRHISNNVRIMVVNNGKGTEFRMYWHPAYQLGDDADKFVAAGGHYGNKSPKLIKSYVEALGYEYLSANNKAEFEKNYKTFISGNRHDKPMVFEVYTDNEDETRSITIMRSLLVDASYCTKQKIKGVAKSMVKLIKK
- a CDS encoding acyltransferase, whose product is MLVDVEIVFIIIVLLLMFRKKDGLAESSLPIAKDVNSFISKETSAFFKAFCCVIIVLHHFSLRYENGGLISSLVAVGGGSFSLPIFFLLSSYGVVKSEYRCRTNAILFVKKRLLKIMIPFWIICSVTVLTYSMISLEGVTQSELAAYRVNSYFGFMAGIPLIQKLGMCLGLIEIDGAMWFIWVTVVSYIAILISKSIFRLDKFPIGFFALYVALIVFSGVCFFIFELPAHYWRNLWALILGGGLAVLDIKSVRMTKMFLLAVCFITNVYLCIYSVYMHDYVYMVFANMALISIFIVNELLKKKLEFHSVITVLSGLSYWIYLIHIKVLTFEWYFVGYKDVFVPLFVIITMSFLFSKLLKSNRGCINEIRIL
- a CDS encoding polysaccharide pyruvyl transferase family protein, producing the protein MKFEFCRMWRLIVFFIRAFFTLKKKVILFSIPTHPNLGDQAQLMCTEKWIKENFSNYKMLSLGHLCVPFANRFETLLFNYTFWAFLVLKLTVRKNDVFIGHSGYFFVDHHGGWFSYDFLMQHWNNQFIILPQTVNLYTPVVKQRVAKTFGNKKNLTLLCRDEISYENAKQLFGTTKLLLYPDIVTSLIGLRTYSANREGVLFCFRDDIEAFYSVSDIDNLMQRFGNVRKEKVDTTLKISSGMMHKFRDELINKMIEKISTYKVVITDRYHGTIFSAIANTPVIVVSSADHKLSSGVKWFPQEVFGENVQYAESLDDAYERAVNMLNEKRHIYNNPSYFKDRYWDRLYSCLEYKD
- a CDS encoding glycosyltransferase, whose protein sequence is MRILFFSNIPIRKTFKGSYNGGGWISSLIDTLVQSTEHEIAVGYFSESDEKITDSQLTIYKMKEGNILKRRLKKWLSLFPFSSLIEKKSWLFYEKKLLSVIADYKPDIIHIFGTEHQFGLISNKTNVPTIIHIQGVLNPYFNAFLPPFFSWYNNFFRPIHFVQKYIERKTWQMNCFREKEIFSRNQNYIGRTDWDKRVAFILNPKSIYFYGSEILRNDFYREWQRKNPKELIIISTISSPLYKGFDTILKTAFLLKSFKKDFIWKVFGNINPTYIEGKIGIKHSEVDVKLEGVANTETLIESIIESSVYVHPSYIDNSPNSVCEAQMLGVPVIATNVGGLASIIDDCNTGFLVPSNDPYQMAYMIDFLYKNKKLNEQIGYSARIQALKRHDRNRIINDLLDVYRIISKK
- a CDS encoding DapH/DapD/GlmU-related protein; amino-acid sequence: MKLHTIPYKVVRKCCRFIYAIYSICRTKLCFFSLDVETDGYKTNGYPIVNVIRGRIKIGKNFKMNNGLSLNTIGYTTPCILIAKDAQLIIGSNVGISQTSLIASDADIIIGDNVLMGAGVKVYSSDFHSTNYENRRNSMTDSDHCKSKLVSIGNDVFIGAGTIILKGVSIGEKSIVGAGSVVTKSIPPNEIWAGNPAKMIRKICQV